A region of the Bombus affinis isolate iyBomAffi1 chromosome 7, iyBomAffi1.2, whole genome shotgun sequence genome:
CGTTTCAAGAGAGGATTAATTGACGGAGGAGGTTCACATGACATCGTTTTAAGTACGAATTTCTCGGGCCACATGATTGTGCAGTCTTCTCTTTTATATTATACACGATCGACTAGTTGAATGTAGTTTTGTTACTTTCTTGAACTAGTAATCTTTCAGTCAATTATATTACAATGTATTTGAAAGTCGAGATTCAGTTGAGTTCATTACGTGATCGTGCTATTTTTCACTCTATTCAGCTCTAATAAGATTTAACATATAAAAGTTCCAAATTCCTATCTTTTCCATATCCttttgtaaattttaattaaaatataaattttaataaatccaAATTTTACACAATTTACGAAATTAATCTTTTAAAATCGTTGTTAAATAGTcgaaaaaagtatttatttattttttatttctttaattctcgtttgtaaaataattttcttacaaATATTCAAACGAAACATGAACTGGATTAAATGTTATCAAAGTAAATATTATTGTAACTTTCAGTTATGTGTATGTCCTCTAATCGTCGAGCGTCCTTCGATTCCCGGTTACTGCGAGATAATATTATAGGAGACAATCTCATAAGGAtacatgaaaataaaaaagcGACATCCTGTAAATAGTCGTACCACCTGTTTTACACGTATTCCATAACCTACCAGCCAACTTGtcattaaatttaatgaatatattttctatgtatacatatatatatataaaatatgatcatgcgcttgaaatatatatatgtgtgtatgtgtatatatatatgcaatgcaTGTGTGACGTACATGTGTTATTGCGTGGTTAGTATGGTCAGATGCCTCTCTAGTCGTCACTGTTAGTTATTCCAGCATGATGAATATATCGCATTGATTTTAACTCGTTTTAACGCCGATGTCACGTTTGCCAATAAATAAATGAAGTCACTTAATATTTGGTAAAAGTCGCGACTCTTGAACATATAACGTGATTTAGTACTTTTTATGATAAAATGTACATATACCGTTAGTGCATAGTAGATACGCCCACAATACGTTAAACGTGTTTATTTTCACAACAATTTCGTGGAAATTTACCAGAAAAAGGCCTAACCGAGAGAAGAGGTTAAAAAAGCACTATTTTTTTAATCACTTTGAATTAATCGTAAGTAATGGACCATGACACTTGATAAGACCATTTACTCCTCTTCATCTCGTTGTTCGAATAGAATACGACTGACATGCAGTGAGAATTGATTTTTCATGCACGTGCAAATTTACAACACACACACGTGTAtctgttaaataaaatataacatataataagtAAGGAATGGGAATTGACAGTATGAGAGTCGGAGGAGGCCGATGTCCTCCCCTCCTTGTTGGCGGACTTCTCGCCGCTTGTTTAATACTTATTTGCAACTGGTGGACTGTATCTTCTGAAAATATGGAATTAGTTAGACAAATCGACGAATTGAATGAACAACTTAAAATTAGGTATTGTTTTATGAAACAATTTTATATCAATCAATGTATTGCATTTTACAAGCTGCACTttactttatattattttttaaagtttaaattttatttataacaaaAGTGTCAACATTGTATAACTCATGATAAGTTGTATGTATCATCTTGAAGTTTGGAAAACATTACATCTTTATTAATGTTGATTTAACAACTGACATCTAAATCTATATTAATATATGGTTATGTTGTGGTGGACTATACCTATTAATATTTGTGTCAAAATTATATTTCAGTGCTGAGGAAAGAGATAAATGTGTTACACTACGCAAAAATTTTGAACAGAGATACAAGAATGCAGAAAATGAAGTGGCATCACTTCATGTACATTTAGAACAACAAGAAgagttaaagaaaaaaaatgatgatttaaatgaaaatttgaaTATGTGCAAAAATGAATTGGATTCGCTAACCAAATTAGATGCTACTAAAACTACAACATTGGAAACATTaagacttgaaaaaaaaactgTTAATTCACAGTTGAATGTAACAAGAGATGAAAATAAAAAGTTGCAGGAAGACATAGAACAGGTATAACATTAAATGTAGAAAGTTCTAAAATTTCATaacatttttaataagttatacTTGTCATATTCAAATCTTTTTAGCTAAAGGATGATCTTGATAAAATTAAGCTTACATGCAATCTAACTTCTGAAAAGAAAGCTCCACCTACCTTACAACGTAAGTTTTACCTTGTACATTTCTTGTATTTTGTTCTATTTTATACTTTTCCTTATTTGATACTATGTGtatataaagtaaaattaaaatcaaaaaatgatttgaattatttgtaatttaagTAGTTTGTTTTGATGCTATTCTATTGaaattataaaagaattatatttcatttgtaCCTCTTAAAACAGCTGTTTTAATAATAACTCTGTAAATTATTCTGGCATATTGATGATGCTAATAGAAACATTAATGCAGCTCCATTATGTTTAATTTCTGCATATTGTCAATTGATTTAGCTTTATGTGATATTTTGGCGGTTTGTCAATTTAGCTACAAGAGAAGTAATTAACAAGATTCAGTTGGATCCTGTTCCGGAATCAGCTATAAGAATATCGTTAGTTGGTCAGCGTGGTTTGAAATACCATGGAATTCCAATTCTTCCAAAAGATCCACCTGGCGCTGTGCGCCTAAGTCCTCGCTTCTCTGTTACAATGCTGAAAGATAGTGATACTTTTCTCTTATCTCAGGAGAGAAGAAGGCGGCCACAGAAATAAAAACTCATGCAGTAATTGTGTATATAAAATTGTTGTATTTTTGATGCATCTATTGTTAGATTTGAATCAAATGACTTTCTAATAAGTATATTGCACTTTTTATCTACTTAATAGACAGTAATGGCTAAGATGTGAATATGTGTgaatagaaataaattctcATATATAATATGTTACTCTAAACTAAAAGCATTAAATGGAACATAAATAATAAAGAGATTATAGATTATGATTTTAAATTGTAATACCATTCTCGTCGCTAGTGTAAGTTATTAAAGAGtataaagaatatttattttatttacttatgTTTACAATATTTGATCTTAAATTTTAGTCTTCATATTTATATCGATATGTGAAGAAATAAAAGGTATATCAGTATTAAACATTTTAAATACAGTGTGCAAtactttcatttattatttagatTTAGTATGCATCATAAAATGCTGTCGCTACTATATATGTATTGATAATATAACTAATTGGTGAGGGTTCACTAATATAG
Encoded here:
- the LOC126918215 gene encoding Golgi membrane protein 1-like isoform X1; translated protein: MGIDSMRVGGGRCPPLLVGGLLAACLILICNWWTVSSENMELVRQIDELNEQLKISAEERDKCVTLRKNFEQRYKNAENEVASLHVHLEQQEELKKKNDDLNENLNMCKNELDSLTKLDATKTTTLETLRLEKKTVNSQLNVTRDENKKLQEDIEQLKDDLDKIKLTCNLTSEKKAPPTLQPTREVINKIQLDPVPESAIRISLVGQRGLKYHGIPILPKDPPGAVRLSPRFSVTMLKDSDTFLLSQERRRRPQK
- the LOC126918215 gene encoding Golgi membrane protein 1-like isoform X2 — protein: MGIDSMRVGGGRCPPLLVGGLLAACLILICNWWTVSSENMELVRQIDELNEQLKISAEERDKCVTLRKNFEQRYKNAENEVASLHVHLEQQEELKKKNDDLNENLNMCKNELDSLTKLDATKTTTLETLRLEKKTVNSQLNVTRDENKKLQEDIEQLKDDLDKIKLTCNLTSEKKAPPTLQPQTSPKNQKNNDSNGGIEDNVEVENSKAGNTETTDGNIVESGRDQHPNGGTTED
- the LOC126918215 gene encoding Golgi membrane protein 1-like isoform X3, which codes for MGIDSMRVGGGRCPPLLVGGLLAACLILICNWWTVSSENMELVRQIDELNEQLKISAEERDKCVTLRKNFEQRYKNAENEVASLHVHLEQQEELKKKNDDLNENLNMCKNELDSLTKLDATKTTTLETLRLEKKTVNSQLNVTRDENKKLQEDIEQLKDDLDKIKLTCNLTSEKKAPPTLQPTREVINKIQLDPVPESAIRISLVGQRGLKYHGIPILPKDPPGAVRLSPRFSVTMLKDTQTSPKNQKNNDSNGGIEDNVEVENSKAGNTETTDGNIVESGRDQHPNGGTTED